From the Abyssisolibacter fermentans genome, the window AATTTGAATTCACTTAATGTCAGCGTATAATATATGTCCCCCGAACCATCCTGCATACCGTATTCAAAGCTTTCTATGGCACAAGCCATATTTATAGAAGAATCTGTTATAGTTAATCTTATAGGCACTCTCCTAAGCTTCCAATTTTCAATAATATCTACATACTGCCAGCCTTTATATTCATTATCTCTCAAAAAGGCATATTCCTTACTTGGAAAGAAAGATTGTATAGTTATGCTGTCTAGTGCTTCCATACCTATTAATTTTATTTCTCCCTGAGAGATAGTATCATAAGTCTCGTTTTTCATAGCTGAATTAATTTTAAACTCAGTTGGAAGGACAGGCAGCTTTATCACTTGTTCTCTATTGTTTATTGATAAAAATATGTCCATTACCTAACCCTCCTATGCATAAACATTTTCCATTGTTGTTTGTATTCTTGAAGCAAGTTGATTTGCAATTTCATCAACTGATAGACTGCTTCCGCTTATATTTATTGTAAAGTTGTTTTTGTTTGAATTGTGATTGCTTGTTCCTTGATTTTTATAATTAGGTTTAATGTTAAATGATCTATTATTATATAGGTTATTATATAGGTCAATTGTGCCATTCTTTATTTCTGATTGAATAAAATTAGATGGATGATTTAAATTTGGGTTAATTCTTTTTATATTAGGAAAACTCAATTTTTTATTATTTCTATAGCCAATCACTGGACTTATGGACTTACCCATTCTTTTTATTCCATCTACTGTTTTATTGAATGTTTTACTTAAAAAACTACCTGCTTTTTTAAGACTAGTCGTTGTACTCTTCACTATTTCTTGAGATTTATTTTCTAGAAACTTGTAGCCTTTTACTACTTCGCCGCCCACAAACTTCAAACCATTATTAGCTTTATTAATTACTGCCTTACCAATATCTGTGGACTTAATCATGTCATACGCTAATGACCCAGCAAAATTTAGTGTTGATGTAATTTGAGAAACCCCAGGTATAAAATCTCCAACTATATCAATTCCAGCTAATGCTTTTTTAAAAATACTATCATCATATTTTAATGTATAAAGATTAGCTGCTAACCCTAATGGTGAAAAAGCTTTTGAAAAGTTGGCTAAACTTTTCTTACCAAAGTTCTTTAATGGTTTAAGCAAATTACCAGCCTTTTTAGCAATTGGTGATTTAGCTATTTTATTTATTAAGCCTTTATTAGCAAACATCTTGCTGCCAAACCATTTAAAAGGTTTTGCAGCAAATCCTTTTAAACTATTAGCTTTATTTTTTATTAAGTCCTTTGATTTTTTAATCATTTTGAATATTGAAGAATCTGTACCTTTTCTTAATCTGGCAAGCTTACCTTTTCCTTTATTTGAAATAACATCATAATGTTCTTGTAGTTTATAGTTTATTGACTTATTAAGCCAATTAGCATCTTTATTAAAGTCTTTATTAAGTATATTTCCTACAAACTTCATACTTTTCTCAGCTGCATTACCTAATTTTTTTGCAAATGATTGTGCACTTTTGTTCTTAACTAAATTCAAATTTATTGCTTTTCCAAAAAAATAATTTGGTATTTTGGTTCTTCTAGTAATATGTGTATACAAATCATTATATACTCCTCCTACTTTTTCCACTAAACTCTTGTCTTCATCTGCAATTGCTGTATCATTTTTTATAGCCTCAACCTTCTCAGCATCAGCCAATATTTCTTCAAATTTTCTGTTCATTAATTATCACCACCTTCATCAGATACCCATAAACAGAAATAGGGACAAAACCAATGCTTTAAGCATTTTAGTTAAGTCCCCATTTTATATCATTACTCTGAAAGCTCAGCTTTCATCATTTTTTCTCTATCCTTCAACTCTTGTTCATAAAATGCCATTATTAATAAAAGTTCTCCTTTTGGCATGTTATACAGTACAGACGGTCTTATTCCTTTTGTGTTCCAGTAGTAATACATCATCTGGGTTAACCCATCTGTACTTAAGAGTTTTTTACTTCTTCGACTGCTCCTCCATCAAAGCCGCTTAAGTCACCTATTATGTTATAAAGAGTAATTATCTCTCCCGGAAGTAGTATCTTTCTGATTAAATCTTTAGGGCTGTATACTTCAAATTTATCCATAAGTTCTTTTGATTTAAGATTTGGTTCTTTAACACCTTCTATGGATGTTAATAGCTGTAATTCTGTAATATTTATATTCTCCATATCATCATTCATACACATCTCTTGTATTTCTTCCATCTTAATAGGTGTTAATGCTTCTACCTTAAAAATAACTTTTTCCCCTATCAGCTCTGATAATCTCTTCATTTCCACTTCTTTACTAGGCTTTTTTAGTTTGCTTTCATCTAACTGTAATAATAAATCCAAAGTATTCATTTATACCCCTCCTATTCCGGTTTAATTAAATCAATAAAATCATAATCAGTAAAA encodes:
- a CDS encoding phage tail assembly chaperone → MNTLDLLLQLDESKLKKPSKEVEMKRLSELIGEKVIFKVEALTPIKMEEIQEMCMNDDMENINITELQLLTSIEGVKEPNLKSKELMDKFEVYSPKDLIRKILLPGEIITLYNIIGDLSGFDGGAVEEVKNS